The sequence below is a genomic window from Nostoc flagelliforme CCNUN1.
CTGAAGTTTCACTCATACCAATCTACCTAATCATCTGCTAAAGATTTTAAAGTTTACTGTAGTGACTAGTACCGCAAGGCGGAAGTCAAAAGTCAAAACTTTTGTAGATCAAGGCTTTTGCTTGTTTAAAATGGTAGCTTGATTTACGCCCTGCCGTACTAGCCCAAGTTTTATTCCAGATGGAGACCAAATTGTGAGTAAAACATATATGACAATAAATATGTGCTTAAAATCACAGCCAACCATTTTTAAAAGAACCTCTTAGGGCAGATTTGTTAATTGCGATACTGCCTTATTTGGCAGCGCCTTTTTTTTAGAACTGATGTAGCTTGAAGGTGCAAAAGCTTTAATCCCAAAATATACGGTTACAAGATTGATTCTTTCCATACCAGAAACTGCAATTTATCTTGATAGGCCAGACTAGTGCCAACAGCTCTGATATATTTTGCAAATCGGACAGGATGCTTAACATACAATAATAGTGCTATACCTTTGTAGTTGAAAATTTTAATAAACCACAAAGGCTTAAAAAATCACAAAGCCGATTGCAACACAACCGTATTTGATGGCTAAATCAATTGTTTCAACAAAACGGCTCGGTAGCCAGTTAATCCACTGGTTGCTTGAAGAAGATAGACGAGAGAAAGAAGGGCCTTATCGCAAGGAAGAACCACATCGCCAGCATTCTTGGTGGCAGGTGATGTGCTTAACTGGTGTAGATTATTTCTCAACCCTTGGCTATCAACCTGGGATTGCAGCACTGGCGGCTGGCGCTCTTTCTCCTGTAGCTACCCTGATTCTAGTTTTGCTGACGCTCTTTGGAGCATTGCCAATTTATCGGCGCATCGCTGCCGAAAGCCCTCATGGTGAAGGGTCGATCGCAATGTTAGAGCGTTTGCTCCCTTGGTGGCAAGGCAAATTACTTGTGCTATGCTTACTCGGCTTTGTGGCAACTGACTTTATTATTACCATTACCTTGTCAGCTGCTGATGCCACAGCCCATATCATCGAAAATCCGCTTACCCCAAATTGGCTTCACAATCAGACGATCGCAATCACTCTGATATTAGTTGTATTACTAGGCGCAGTTTTTTTGAGAGGTTTCCGAGAAGCGATTGGGATTGCAGTCTTTTTGGTGGGAGTTTATCTACTGTTAAACTTCATTGTCGTTAGCCTCGGTTTCTATCAGATTTTAACTCACCCAGAAGCGATCGCTAACTGGCAGACTGCACTTTTTGCCCGCCATTCCAACCCTTTAATACTAGTCGGCATAGCTCTCTTTATATTCCCCAAGCTAGCGCTGGGATTGTCAGGCTTTGAGACTGGCGTAACCGTTATGCCCCTCGTCAAAGGTAGCAGCAACGACACCTCGGATCATCCCAAAGGGCGGATTCGGAATACACGCAAGCTGCTCACCAGTGCTGCTCTAATTATGAGCTTCTTTTTGCTTACCACTAGCTTTATAACCACTTTACTAATTCCAACCGCAGAATTTGCATCTGGGGGCAAAGCTAATGGACGGGCCCTAGCTTACCTGGCACATGTATATCTAGGCTATGCCTTTGGCACAATTTACGATTTAAGTACTATTTCCATTTTGTGGTTTGCAGGTGCATCTGCAATGGCAGGGTTGCTGAATATTGTGCCTCGCTACCTACCACGCTATGGCATGGCACCCAATTGGGCACGAACAACGCGACCTTTAGTGTTAGTCTACACAGCGATCGCTTTTGTTGTCACAATTATCTTCAGAGCAAATGTGGAAGCCCAAGGTGGGGCTTATGCAACTGGTGTGCTTGTGTTAATTACCTCAGCCGCCTTTGCCGTAACCTTATCAGCCCACCGTCACAGACAGAAGCGAGCAAGACTGGTATTTGCCATTATCACACTGTTATTTGTATATACCACCGTTGTTAATATCATCGAAAGGCCAGAAGGGATTAGGATTGCTGGGTTTTTCATCGGTGCGATCATTTTTACCTCGCTGGTTTCTCGTGTTTGGCGTTCAACAGAACTACGAGCAGAGCGGATCGAAGTTGACGAACTTGCTAGCCAATTCCTTGCCGAAGAGAGCCAGGGAGCAATACGGTTAATTGCTAATCGCTTGAATACGGGTGATGTCCTAGAGTATTTTTTAAAAGAGAAAGAAGTGCGCGAGGACAACCATATTCCACCCAACGATCCAATTCTTTTTCTAGAGATTCAAGTATCAGATGCTTCGGAGTTTGCGGATGTCATCAATGTAAAAGGGGTGCAAGTTGGTGATTATCGCATCTTACGGGCTGAGAGTGCAGCAGTACCTAATGCGATCGCGGCTTTACTGCTCTATATTCGTGACCAAACAGGTAAGATTCCCCATGCCTACTTCGGCTGGGCTGAGGGCAACCCCATACAATACTTACTGCGTTTTATCTTGTTTGGGGAAGGTGATATTGCTGTGGTGACGCGTGAAGTACTCCGTCGGGCTGAAAAAGATCCCCATAAGCGTCCTGGCGTTCATGTCGGCGGCTGAGGAAGAAAGGGGCAGGGGAGGCAGGGGAAGAGAAAATTTATAGCGATCTCTCATTTGAATGGGTATTGGGTAGGGACACGGCATTGGCGTGTCCCTACGAGTATCTGTGTTATCTGGATTGGGCTAGAGTGAAGATCACATAACTTCAGGAGTACTCACAATGAATCAGATACAACTGACTTTAAGTATTGTTTACCTGTTCATGACATGCTATTTTCTAAGCAATTGGTTAATATTTTCCCTACGTCATCCTGCTTCCACTCCAGAAGATAAATTTTTATCGGTTGTGATGTTTTTGGTAACAACTATCTTCTGGCCTATGATGATTCTGATGTCTTGTTTAGAAATGCTTCAAAAAAAGCAAATAGACTTTA
It includes:
- a CDS encoding APC family permease; translated protein: MAKSIVSTKRLGSQLIHWLLEEDRREKEGPYRKEEPHRQHSWWQVMCLTGVDYFSTLGYQPGIAALAAGALSPVATLILVLLTLFGALPIYRRIAAESPHGEGSIAMLERLLPWWQGKLLVLCLLGFVATDFIITITLSAADATAHIIENPLTPNWLHNQTIAITLILVVLLGAVFLRGFREAIGIAVFLVGVYLLLNFIVVSLGFYQILTHPEAIANWQTALFARHSNPLILVGIALFIFPKLALGLSGFETGVTVMPLVKGSSNDTSDHPKGRIRNTRKLLTSAALIMSFFLLTTSFITTLLIPTAEFASGGKANGRALAYLAHVYLGYAFGTIYDLSTISILWFAGASAMAGLLNIVPRYLPRYGMAPNWARTTRPLVLVYTAIAFVVTIIFRANVEAQGGAYATGVLVLITSAAFAVTLSAHRHRQKRARLVFAIITLLFVYTTVVNIIERPEGIRIAGFFIGAIIFTSLVSRVWRSTELRAERIEVDELASQFLAEESQGAIRLIANRLNTGDVLEYFLKEKEVREDNHIPPNDPILFLEIQVSDASEFADVINVKGVQVGDYRILRAESAAVPNAIAALLLYIRDQTGKIPHAYFGWAEGNPIQYLLRFILFGEGDIAVVTREVLRRAEKDPHKRPGVHVGG